The Litchfieldia alkalitelluris genome has a window encoding:
- a CDS encoding acyl-CoA synthetase has translation MGWEMDWINHRARISPDSTAIVESENHARYTYNEMNERANRLAQVFLSNGIQKGDRVALLSPNHICYFDLLFACGKIGAIFVPLNWRLAKSELSYILTDCTPALIAVHSTLTSLIDTTEQLTMIVDSSEYEYHVNRNFTSNLTKIEVTELDPLAIIYTGGTTGKPKGVVLTHQSILWNGINTIVSWNLKSEDITLTYLPMFHTGGLNALSIPILMMGGSVIIGSQFDPRKAMDIINQEGCTIVLMVPTMYHMMINDPLFNNITFPSMHTFLSGGAPCPLEIYKAFEKKKIVFKEGYGLTEAGPNNFFMDPIHTKDKRGSVGKPMMFNQIKLINDEGRETFPDEVGELLIKGKHVFLEYWNNEEASKNAKQNQWLYTGDLARKDSEGFHYIVGRKKEMIITGGENVYPLEVEQCLNQHPGVDEVAVIGITDSKWGEVVTAVLSLKETANITTEELKQFCGRSLGGYKVPRHFIIIDSIPKTHVGKIDKNALKEIYKYLEKN, from the coding sequence ATGGGGTGGGAAATGGACTGGATCAACCATCGGGCACGAATATCACCTGATTCAACAGCTATCGTAGAATCAGAGAATCATGCTCGTTATACATATAATGAAATGAATGAACGTGCAAATAGATTAGCACAAGTTTTTTTATCGAACGGTATTCAAAAAGGAGACCGTGTGGCATTGTTATCTCCTAATCATATCTGCTATTTCGATTTACTTTTTGCTTGCGGTAAAATTGGTGCCATTTTTGTCCCATTAAATTGGCGGTTAGCAAAGTCGGAATTAAGCTATATTCTTACTGATTGTACACCAGCTCTGATTGCAGTACACTCAACGTTAACCAGTTTGATTGACACAACAGAACAATTAACAATGATTGTTGATTCATCCGAATATGAATATCATGTAAATCGTAATTTCACTTCCAATTTAACTAAAATTGAAGTGACTGAACTAGATCCTCTGGCAATCATCTATACCGGGGGAACAACAGGTAAGCCGAAAGGTGTGGTCCTTACCCATCAATCAATTCTGTGGAACGGCATAAACACAATTGTTAGTTGGAACTTAAAGTCTGAAGATATCACACTTACTTATTTACCAATGTTTCATACTGGGGGGTTAAATGCACTATCCATTCCAATCCTTATGATGGGTGGGAGTGTCATCATTGGATCACAATTCGATCCTAGAAAGGCCATGGATATTATTAACCAAGAAGGATGTACGATCGTATTAATGGTACCAACGATGTATCATATGATGATTAATGATCCTCTTTTTAATAACATTACCTTTCCATCAATGCATACGTTTTTATCTGGTGGAGCTCCTTGTCCTCTTGAAATATATAAAGCATTTGAGAAAAAGAAGATTGTTTTTAAAGAAGGCTATGGATTAACCGAAGCAGGACCAAATAACTTTTTTATGGATCCAATACATACCAAGGATAAAAGAGGGTCTGTTGGGAAGCCGATGATGTTTAATCAAATTAAGCTAATAAATGATGAAGGGCGCGAAACTTTTCCAGATGAAGTAGGAGAATTACTAATCAAAGGTAAACACGTATTCCTTGAATATTGGAACAACGAAGAGGCTAGTAAGAATGCAAAACAAAATCAGTGGCTGTATACAGGTGATTTAGCAAGGAAAGATTCTGAAGGTTTTCATTATATTGTAGGGCGAAAAAAAGAGATGATCATTACAGGTGGAGAAAATGTTTATCCTCTAGAAGTGGAGCAGTGTCTTAATCAGCATCCAGGAGTGGATGAAGTCGCTGTTATAGGTATAACAGATTCGAAGTGGGGTGAAGTTGTAACTGCTGTTTTATCACTGAAAGAAACTGCAAATATAACTACTGAAGAGCTAAAACAGTTTTGCGGGCGATCATTAGGAGGGTATAAGGTACCTAGGCACTTCATCATTATTGACTCTATTCCAAAAACTCATGTAGGTAAAATTGATAAAAATGCTTTAAAGGAAATATATAAATATTTAGAAAAAAATTAA
- a CDS encoding MOSC domain-containing protein: MQMKTADAIVKAIMIADQPESFVTRRLEEIELEFGGMRGDRHFGITAKSDVRQPMYKKGTEILNRRQLTMVSEEQLAIIAEELGVEKVLPEWLGANMLLSGFEELTTLPIGSRILFPDGTGLICMGENKPCIHPGQMIQVNYPSLPKLDTRFVKAGYKRRGIVCAVERPGMIRVNEEVRILINDVDNPMQ; the protein is encoded by the coding sequence ATGCAGATGAAAACAGCCGATGCAATTGTAAAAGCAATCATGATTGCAGATCAGCCCGAGAGCTTTGTAACTCGAAGACTAGAAGAGATTGAGCTTGAATTCGGTGGAATGAGAGGTGATCGTCATTTCGGGATAACAGCAAAATCTGATGTAAGACAGCCGATGTATAAAAAAGGGACAGAAATCTTAAATCGTAGGCAGCTTACAATGGTCTCTGAAGAACAATTAGCTATAATTGCAGAAGAACTTGGGGTAGAAAAGGTTTTACCTGAATGGCTCGGAGCTAATATGCTTCTTAGCGGATTTGAGGAATTAACGACATTACCGATTGGTTCAAGAATATTGTTTCCTGATGGAACGGGCTTAATTTGTATGGGAGAAAACAAACCATGTATTCACCCAGGTCAGATGATTCAAGTAAACTATCCTTCGCTTCCAAAGCTTGATACCCGATTTGTTAAGGCGGGATACAAAAGACGTGGAATTGTCTGTGCGGTGGAGAGACCGGGTATGATCCGAGTGAATGAAGAGGTAAGGATTTTAATTAATGATGTTGATAATCCGATGCAGTAA